A window of the Tessaracoccus sp. MC1865 genome harbors these coding sequences:
- the zwf gene encoding glucose-6-phosphate dehydrogenase yields MNAYTNPLRDPQDRRLPRIAGPCVLVIFGVTGDLSRKKLMPAVYDLANRGLLPPGFALVGFARRDWANQDFAQVVHDAVKENARTPFREEVWEQLLEGIRFVSGSFTDDASFERLGATIRELDTTRGTGGNHAFYLSIPPSGFEPVMTMLRKHGLTERVADDNWNRVVIEKPFGHDLASAKELDAVVSSLFQPHEVFRIDHYLGKETVQNMLALRFANQMFEPIWNNHYVSHVEITMAEDIGIGGRAGYFDGIGIARDVMQNHLLQLLALTAMEEPTSFEASQLRTEKKKVLAAARVPQRYDLHTARGQYAAGWQGGKQVIGYLQEDGVAEGSATETYAAIRVDIDNRRWAGVPFYLRTAKRMPRRVTEVALSFKRAPHLPFTATDTEELGTNALVMRIQPDEGVTLRFGAKVPGTQMEIREVSMDFGYGGSFTESSPEAYERLILDVLLGDPPLFPQQEEVELSWQILDPVIEYWASLDGQPEQYESGTWGPESGHEMLARDGFKWRRP; encoded by the coding sequence GGTCATCTTCGGTGTGACGGGTGACCTGTCGCGCAAGAAGCTGATGCCCGCCGTCTACGACCTGGCCAACCGCGGCCTGTTGCCGCCCGGTTTCGCGCTGGTGGGCTTCGCGCGCCGTGACTGGGCGAACCAGGATTTCGCCCAGGTGGTGCACGACGCGGTGAAGGAGAATGCCCGCACCCCGTTCCGCGAAGAGGTCTGGGAACAGCTCCTGGAGGGCATCCGGTTCGTCTCCGGCTCCTTCACCGACGACGCCTCGTTCGAGCGCCTCGGGGCAACCATCCGCGAACTGGACACCACCCGGGGCACCGGTGGCAACCACGCGTTCTACCTGTCCATCCCACCGTCGGGCTTCGAGCCGGTCATGACGATGCTGCGCAAGCACGGCCTGACGGAGCGCGTGGCGGACGACAACTGGAACCGCGTGGTCATCGAGAAACCCTTCGGCCACGACTTGGCCTCAGCCAAGGAACTCGACGCGGTGGTCAGTTCGCTGTTCCAGCCGCACGAGGTCTTCCGCATCGACCACTACCTGGGCAAGGAGACCGTCCAGAACATGTTGGCGCTGCGCTTCGCGAACCAGATGTTCGAACCCATCTGGAACAACCACTACGTCAGCCATGTGGAGATCACGATGGCCGAGGACATCGGCATCGGTGGCCGCGCCGGCTACTTCGACGGCATCGGCATCGCCCGCGACGTCATGCAGAACCACCTTCTCCAGCTCCTGGCGCTCACCGCCATGGAGGAGCCCACCAGCTTCGAGGCCTCGCAGTTGCGCACCGAGAAGAAGAAGGTGCTCGCCGCCGCCCGCGTGCCGCAGCGCTACGACCTCCACACCGCCCGCGGCCAGTACGCGGCCGGCTGGCAGGGCGGCAAGCAGGTCATCGGTTACCTGCAGGAGGACGGCGTGGCGGAGGGCTCCGCCACGGAGACCTACGCGGCCATCCGGGTCGACATCGACAACCGACGGTGGGCCGGGGTGCCGTTCTACCTGCGCACCGCCAAGCGGATGCCCCGCCGCGTGACCGAGGTGGCGCTCAGCTTCAAGCGTGCGCCGCACCTGCCGTTCACCGCCACGGACACCGAGGAGCTGGGCACCAACGCGCTGGTCATGCGGATCCAGCCCGACGAGGGCGTCACCCTGCGCTTCGGCGCCAAGGTGCCGGGCACCCAGATGGAGATCCGTGAGGTCTCGATGGACTTCGGCTACGGCGGCTCCTTCACCGAATCATCCCCGGAGGCCTACGAGCGCCTCATCCTCGACGTCCTCCTGGGCGACCCGCCCCTCTTCCCGCAACAGGAGGAAGTGGAGCTGAGCTGGCAGATCCTGGATCCGGTCATCGAATACTGGGCGTCCCTGGACGGGCAGCCCGAACAGTACGAGTCCGGCACCTGGGGCCCCGAGTCGGGGCACGAGATGCTGGCCCGCGACGGCTTCAAGTGGCGTCGGCCGTAA
- a CDS encoding glucose-6-phosphate dehydrogenase assembly protein OpcA: protein MIIDLTDTSARDIAAALINARRTVGSASGLVLTLIVVTDDDHFDEVLRAAQASATAHPSRVIVVTYVDGDEPFLDAEIQVGEGHPGDLLILRLHGSLREHGDSICLPLLLPDSPTIVWWPNTAPDHLAEDPIGSLADRRITDAAGDPDPQQALVRRARNHADGDTDLTWTRLTRWRALLTASLDQTRSVVTGACVRSAPDNAPATLLAAWLSERLGVDVHRVDGDHPGVNEVVLNTEQGDIVLSRVREGAAHYRVPGEPDRTVALRRRPLTDLITEELQRMDADDIFEAAVQRVVKDSEAS, encoded by the coding sequence ATGATCATCGACCTGACTGATACCTCGGCCCGCGACATCGCGGCCGCCCTGATCAACGCGCGCCGCACAGTGGGCAGCGCCTCCGGCCTCGTGCTGACCCTGATCGTGGTCACAGACGACGACCACTTCGACGAGGTTCTCCGCGCCGCACAGGCCTCGGCCACCGCGCACCCCTCGCGGGTCATCGTCGTGACCTACGTCGACGGTGACGAGCCGTTCCTGGACGCCGAGATCCAGGTGGGTGAGGGGCACCCCGGCGACCTTCTGATCCTGCGCCTGCACGGCTCGCTCCGCGAACACGGCGACTCCATCTGCCTGCCGCTGCTCTTGCCGGACTCCCCCACCATCGTGTGGTGGCCCAACACGGCGCCGGACCACCTGGCGGAGGACCCCATCGGTTCCCTGGCAGACCGCCGCATCACCGACGCCGCCGGAGATCCTGATCCGCAGCAGGCCCTGGTACGTCGCGCGCGCAACCACGCCGACGGGGACACGGACCTCACCTGGACGCGCCTCACCCGGTGGCGCGCGCTCCTGACCGCATCCCTGGACCAGACCCGGTCCGTCGTGACCGGCGCCTGCGTCCGTTCCGCGCCGGACAACGCACCCGCCACGCTGCTCGCGGCCTGGCTGAGCGAGCGCCTCGGCGTCGACGTGCACCGCGTCGACGGTGACCACCCGGGCGTCAACGAGGTCGTGCTCAACACGGAGCAGGGCGACATCGTCCTCAGCCGCGTCCGCGAGGGCGCCGCCCACTACCGCGTGCCCGGCGAGCCGGACCGTACCGTCGCGCTGCGCCGTCGTCCGCTGACGGACCTCATCACTGAGGAACTCCAGCGGATGGACGCCGACGACATCTTCGAGGCAGCGGTCCAACGGGTGGTCAAGGATTCGGAGGCGAGCTAG
- the pgl gene encoding 6-phosphogluconolactonase has translation MYTRVVRLETAADVSRVVAAQLLAKIIELQRTQDTVHLCLTGGNAANAMYEQFAELADGSALDAAKLQLWWGNEHFVPTTDPARNSLQAISRLARTVSITSADTHMMAAKDGRKDSQESAAEYEEELGDTRFDITLLGIGNDGHVASIFPGHPSFDPTTSRAVIGVEDSPMAPSERISLTIPTLNRGAEMWIMATGEAKADAVQRSLDGDESIPAAHVRGRNATLWFLDAGASAGLPAQYTCTF, from the coding sequence ATGTACACGCGGGTGGTCCGGCTGGAGACGGCGGCGGACGTGAGCCGGGTGGTCGCGGCACAGTTGCTTGCCAAGATCATCGAGCTGCAGCGCACGCAGGACACGGTGCACCTCTGCCTGACGGGAGGCAACGCGGCCAACGCCATGTATGAGCAGTTCGCCGAACTGGCCGACGGTTCAGCCCTGGATGCCGCGAAACTCCAGTTGTGGTGGGGCAACGAGCACTTCGTGCCCACCACAGACCCGGCCCGCAACTCGCTCCAGGCCATCAGCAGGCTGGCCCGCACCGTCTCGATCACTTCCGCCGACACCCACATGATGGCGGCCAAGGACGGCCGCAAGGACAGCCAGGAGTCAGCGGCGGAGTACGAGGAGGAGTTGGGTGACACCCGCTTCGACATCACACTGCTCGGCATCGGCAACGACGGCCACGTGGCGTCGATCTTCCCCGGCCACCCCAGTTTCGACCCCACGACGAGCCGCGCCGTGATCGGGGTTGAGGACAGCCCCATGGCGCCGTCGGAACGCATCTCCCTCACCATCCCCACCCTCAACCGGGGCGCGGAGATGTGGATCATGGCCACTGGCGAGGCCAAGGCGGACGCGGTGCAGCGTTCGCTCGACGGCGATGAAAGCATTCCGGCCGCGCATGTGCGCGGCCGGAATGCAACTCTGTGGTTCCTCGATGCGGGCGCCTCGGCCGGTCTCCCGGCCCAGTACACCTGCACCTTCTGA
- a CDS encoding RNA polymerase-binding protein RbpA — translation MAGGNAIRGSRVGAGPMGEAERGEAAPRMHVSYFCASGHVTTPAFAAEAQIPESWDCPRCGLPANMDAENPPPPPKIIPYKTHLAYVKERRTDAEAAQILEEAISALRARRAAGEVIY, via the coding sequence GTGGCAGGTGGCAACGCCATTCGCGGCAGCCGTGTAGGCGCCGGTCCCATGGGCGAGGCAGAACGGGGCGAAGCAGCACCCCGTATGCACGTTTCGTACTTCTGCGCCAGTGGTCACGTGACCACGCCGGCGTTTGCAGCCGAAGCCCAGATTCCTGAGTCGTGGGACTGCCCGCGCTGCGGCCTCCCGGCCAACATGGATGCGGAGAATCCTCCTCCGCCGCCGAAGATCATTCCCTACAAGACCCACCTCGCGTATGTGAAGGAGCGTCGCACCGACGCCGAAGCAGCGCAGATCCTCGAAGAGGCGATCTCCGCACTGCGGGCCCGCCGCGCCGCGGGTGAGGTCATCTACTGA
- the secG gene encoding preprotein translocase subunit SecG, with protein MIVPLVSWPITTLSVIVVILSILLAATVLLHKGRGGGMSDLFGGGMSTSMGGVSTAERRLDRITVVLAVVWLLTIVGLLVLYRIGA; from the coding sequence GTGATTGTCCCCTTGGTTTCATGGCCCATTACCACGCTGTCTGTGATCGTCGTGATCCTCAGCATCCTCCTTGCGGCCACCGTTCTGCTCCACAAAGGCCGTGGCGGCGGAATGTCAGATCTGTTCGGCGGCGGCATGTCGACCTCCATGGGTGGCGTGTCCACCGCTGAGCGTCGTCTTGACCGGATCACGGTGGTGCTCGCCGTCGTGTGGCTGCTGACGATCGTCGGCCTCCTGGTGCTGTATCGCATCGGCGCCTGA
- the tpiA gene encoding triose-phosphate isomerase, translating to MTRKPIMAGNWKMNVDHIEATGLVEKLHYTLVDKEWDPAKSDAVLCVPFTDLRTVRTLIDGDRLKFGLGAQNVSQHDNGAYTGEISTAMLSKLGVQYVIVGHSERREYYGEDDALINAKAAKVLAAGMTPIVCVGEGLDIRKAGEHVEYTLNQVRGTLAGLTAEQVAGLVIAYEPVWAIGTGEVATPENAQEVCGAIRKEVAELYDGPTAESVRIQYGGSVKSGNVAQIMSQPDIDGALVGGASLQPEEFAAIVRFYQF from the coding sequence ATGACACGCAAGCCCATCATGGCCGGCAACTGGAAGATGAACGTCGACCACATCGAGGCCACCGGCCTGGTTGAGAAGCTGCACTACACGCTCGTCGACAAGGAATGGGATCCGGCGAAGTCCGACGCGGTGCTCTGCGTCCCCTTCACGGACCTGCGCACGGTGCGCACCCTCATCGACGGTGACCGCCTGAAGTTCGGCCTCGGTGCCCAGAACGTCTCGCAGCACGACAACGGCGCCTACACCGGTGAGATCTCGACGGCCATGCTGTCGAAGCTCGGCGTCCAGTACGTCATCGTCGGCCACTCCGAGCGCCGCGAGTACTACGGCGAGGACGACGCCCTCATCAACGCCAAGGCCGCCAAGGTCCTGGCCGCGGGCATGACCCCCATCGTCTGCGTGGGCGAAGGCCTCGACATCCGCAAGGCGGGGGAGCACGTCGAGTACACCCTCAACCAGGTGCGCGGCACGCTGGCCGGCCTGACGGCCGAGCAGGTCGCCGGCCTCGTGATCGCCTATGAGCCCGTCTGGGCCATCGGCACCGGCGAGGTCGCCACCCCGGAGAACGCCCAGGAGGTGTGTGGCGCCATCCGCAAGGAGGTCGCCGAGCTGTACGACGGTCCCACCGCCGAGTCGGTGCGCATCCAGTACGGCGGTTCCGTCAAGTCCGGCAACGTGGCCCAGATCATGAGCCAGCCGGACATCGACGGCGCCCTGGTCGGCGGCGCGAGCCTCCAGCCCGAGGAGTTTGCGGCCATCGTCCGCTTCTACCAGTTCTGA
- the pgk gene encoding phosphoglycerate kinase translates to MKSVAELGDLSGKRVLIRCDFNVPLDADKNITDDGRIRAALPTLTALRDAGARVVIMAHLGRPKGEANPKYSLAPVAVRLAELLGSEVKLATDVVGESAQATVASLADGDVALLENVRYEPAEESKDEAARKALAEKYAAFGDLFVSDGFGVVHRKQASVYDVASLLPNAAGSLVAKEVGVLKQLTESPERPYVVVLGGAKVADKLQVIDNLLKVADTLVIGGGMLFTFLKAQGMNIGSSLLDEDNLQTCRDYLAQAEAAGKTILLPVDVRIADGMDFDAREAKGEVEVVAADAIPAGKMGLDIGPESEVLFAEAIKGAKTVFWNGPMGVFEIPAFAQGTAAVAKALTEVDGLSVVGGGDSAAAVRVLGHADDEFGHISTGGGASLEFLEGKELPGIAVLEGDN, encoded by the coding sequence GTGAAGTCCGTTGCTGAGCTGGGCGATCTGTCCGGCAAGCGGGTACTCATCCGCTGCGATTTCAACGTCCCGCTGGACGCAGACAAGAACATCACCGACGACGGCCGCATCCGCGCCGCGCTGCCCACGCTGACCGCACTGCGCGACGCCGGCGCCCGCGTCGTCATCATGGCCCACCTCGGCCGCCCGAAGGGTGAGGCCAACCCCAAGTACTCCCTGGCCCCCGTCGCGGTCCGCCTCGCCGAACTGCTCGGTTCCGAGGTCAAGCTGGCCACCGACGTGGTGGGCGAATCCGCCCAGGCCACCGTCGCCTCGCTGGCAGACGGCGACGTCGCCCTGCTGGAGAACGTCCGCTACGAGCCCGCCGAGGAGTCCAAGGACGAGGCCGCGCGCAAGGCGCTGGCCGAGAAGTACGCCGCGTTCGGCGACCTCTTCGTCTCCGACGGCTTCGGCGTCGTGCACCGCAAGCAGGCCTCCGTCTACGACGTGGCCTCGCTGCTGCCCAACGCCGCCGGTTCGCTGGTCGCCAAGGAGGTCGGCGTCCTCAAGCAACTGACCGAGAGCCCCGAGCGGCCCTATGTCGTCGTGCTGGGTGGCGCCAAGGTCGCCGACAAGCTGCAGGTCATCGACAACCTGCTGAAGGTTGCCGACACCCTGGTCATCGGCGGCGGCATGTTGTTCACCTTCCTCAAGGCGCAGGGCATGAACATCGGCTCCTCGCTGCTCGACGAGGACAACCTGCAGACCTGCCGCGACTACCTCGCGCAGGCTGAGGCCGCCGGCAAGACGATCCTGCTGCCGGTCGATGTCCGCATCGCCGACGGCATGGATTTCGACGCCCGCGAAGCCAAGGGCGAGGTGGAGGTCGTCGCTGCCGACGCCATCCCCGCAGGCAAGATGGGCCTCGACATCGGCCCCGAGAGCGAGGTGCTGTTCGCCGAGGCGATCAAGGGCGCCAAGACGGTGTTCTGGAACGGCCCCATGGGCGTGTTCGAGATCCCGGCATTCGCCCAGGGCACCGCTGCGGTCGCCAAGGCCCTCACCGAAGTCGACGGCCTCTCCGTCGTCGGCGGCGGTGACTCCGCGGCCGCCGTGCGCGTCCTCGGCCACGCTGACGACGAGTTCGGCCACATCTCGACGGGCGGCGGCGCCTCCCTCGAGTTCCTCGAGGGCAAGGAACTGCCCGGTATCGCTGTTCTGGAAGGGGACAACTGA
- the gap gene encoding type I glyceraldehyde-3-phosphate dehydrogenase, with translation MTVKVAINGFGRIGRNFYRALVAAGADLDVVAVNDLTDNKTLAHLLKYDSILGRFPGEISYDDDALTVDGKEIKAFAEKDPAALPWKDLGVDIVIESTGFFTDATKAQAHIQAGAKKVLISAPAKNEDITIVMGVNDELYDTEKHNIISNASCTTNCLAPMAKALNDGIGIVKGLMTTIHAYTADQNLQDGPHKDLRRSRAAALNMVPTTTGAAKAVSLVLPELKGKLDGYAMRVPTPTGSATDLTFEASRETSVEEINEIIKKAADGKVLVYTEDEIVSKDIETDPASCIFDAKLTKVIGNQVKVLGWYDNEWGYSNRLVDLTVLVGSKL, from the coding sequence ATGACCGTAAAGGTTGCAATCAACGGCTTTGGCCGCATCGGCCGTAACTTCTACCGCGCGCTCGTCGCTGCGGGGGCCGACCTCGACGTGGTTGCCGTCAACGACCTGACCGATAACAAGACCCTGGCCCACCTGCTGAAGTACGACTCGATCCTGGGCCGTTTCCCGGGCGAGATCAGCTACGACGACGACGCACTGACCGTCGACGGCAAGGAGATCAAGGCGTTCGCGGAGAAGGATCCCGCCGCGCTGCCGTGGAAGGACCTCGGCGTCGACATCGTCATCGAGTCCACCGGCTTCTTCACCGACGCCACCAAGGCCCAGGCCCACATCCAGGCCGGCGCCAAGAAGGTGCTCATCTCGGCTCCCGCCAAGAATGAGGACATCACCATCGTCATGGGCGTCAACGACGAGCTGTACGACACCGAGAAGCACAACATCATCTCGAACGCGTCGTGCACCACCAACTGCCTCGCCCCCATGGCCAAGGCGCTCAACGACGGCATCGGCATCGTCAAGGGCCTGATGACCACCATCCACGCCTACACCGCGGACCAGAACCTGCAGGACGGCCCCCACAAGGACCTGCGTCGCTCGCGCGCCGCTGCCCTGAACATGGTTCCCACCACCACCGGTGCCGCCAAGGCCGTGTCGCTCGTGCTGCCCGAACTCAAGGGCAAGCTCGACGGATACGCCATGCGCGTCCCCACCCCCACCGGTTCCGCCACCGACCTCACCTTCGAGGCGTCCCGTGAGACCTCCGTCGAGGAGATCAACGAGATCATCAAGAAGGCCGCCGACGGCAAGGTCCTCGTCTACACCGAAGACGAGATCGTCTCCAAGGACATCGAGACCGATCCGGCTTCCTGCATCTTCGACGCCAAGCTCACCAAGGTGATCGGCAACCAGGTGAAGGTTCTCGGCTGGTACGACAACGAGTGGGGCTACTCCAACCGTCTCGTCGACCTGACCGTCCTGGTCGGCTCGAAGCTCTGA
- the whiA gene encoding DNA-binding protein WhiA — translation MALTQKVKAELASVVAPHPSVRRAEVAAMLRFAGGLHLVGGRIVVEAELDTGGAARRLRSFISDLYTIDTDLLVINASGVRRGPRYSVRAVQGGEQLARMTGLVDQQRRPVRGLPPIVVGGSVADAVAVWRGAFLARGSLTEPGRSMSLEITCPGSEAALALVGAARRLGIAVKSREVRGVERVVIRDGDSIAELLTRMGAPETRILWEERRRRREVRASVNRLANFDDANLRRSARAAVAASARVERAMEILGDEVPEHLREAGNLRLQHRQASLEELGQLHEPPLTKDAIAGRIRRLLATADKVAEERGIPTTEASLPADLQDG, via the coding sequence ATGGCTCTGACGCAGAAGGTGAAGGCCGAACTGGCCTCCGTCGTCGCGCCCCATCCGTCTGTGCGACGGGCCGAGGTGGCGGCGATGTTGCGCTTCGCCGGAGGCCTCCACCTGGTGGGTGGCCGCATCGTCGTGGAGGCGGAACTCGACACCGGTGGAGCGGCTCGACGCCTGCGCAGTTTCATCAGCGACCTCTACACCATCGACACAGACCTGCTCGTGATCAATGCCTCCGGCGTGCGCCGCGGCCCCCGGTACTCCGTGCGCGCAGTGCAGGGCGGGGAGCAACTGGCCCGCATGACGGGGCTGGTGGACCAGCAGCGCAGGCCCGTGCGCGGCCTGCCCCCCATCGTCGTCGGCGGTTCCGTGGCGGACGCCGTGGCTGTGTGGCGCGGCGCGTTCCTGGCACGCGGCTCGTTGACGGAGCCCGGCCGCTCGATGTCGCTGGAGATCACCTGCCCCGGCTCTGAAGCGGCCCTCGCCCTCGTCGGCGCGGCCCGCCGCCTGGGCATCGCCGTGAAGTCCCGCGAGGTGCGCGGGGTGGAGCGGGTGGTCATCCGCGACGGCGACTCCATCGCGGAACTGCTGACCCGCATGGGGGCTCCTGAGACGCGGATCCTCTGGGAGGAACGCCGCCGCCGCCGCGAGGTGCGCGCCTCGGTGAACCGGCTGGCCAACTTCGACGACGCCAACCTGCGCCGCTCGGCCCGGGCCGCCGTCGCCGCCAGCGCCCGCGTGGAGCGAGCCATGGAGATCCTCGGCGACGAGGTGCCCGAGCACCTGCGCGAAGCCGGGAACCTGCGGCTCCAGCACCGCCAGGCCAGCCTCGAGGAACTGGGTCAGCTGCACGAGCCGCCGCTGACCAAGGACGCCATCGCTGGACGGATCCGACGCCTCCTCGCCACAGCGGACAAGGTGGCGGAAGAACGTGGGATTCCCACGACGGAGGCCAGCCTCCCGGCAGACCTCCAGGACGGCTGA
- the yvcK gene encoding uridine diphosphate-N-acetylglucosamine-binding protein YvcK has translation MTIDSLPKVVALGGGHGLAASLTALRRVTDQLTAVVTVADDGGSSGRLRQEFNCLPPGDLRMALAALCSDDHAGRTWANVLQSRFTGDGPLGGHAIGNLLIAGLWQQFEDPVQGLDMVGDLLRTRGRVLPMSSVPLEIEADVLGLDPFAPDEVCTLSGQATVAKTRAEVQRVRLVPDQPPARPEAVAAIMAADAVVLGPGSWFTSVLPHLLVPELAEAIVTTKAQRILVLNITAAAETDGFSAARHIETLAEHAPNLRLDAVIADSRFTADDEHIEGYVQSMGGRLVRADVASRDGSSTHDRHRLASVFSEVITG, from the coding sequence ATGACCATCGACTCCCTGCCCAAGGTGGTCGCCCTCGGCGGCGGCCACGGCCTCGCCGCGTCCCTGACGGCGCTGCGCCGCGTCACGGACCAGCTCACCGCCGTCGTGACCGTCGCGGACGACGGGGGCTCCTCCGGCCGGCTGCGCCAGGAGTTCAACTGCCTCCCGCCCGGAGACCTGCGCATGGCGCTGGCGGCGCTCTGCTCCGACGACCACGCCGGCCGCACCTGGGCGAACGTGTTGCAGTCACGGTTCACGGGCGACGGCCCGCTCGGCGGGCACGCGATCGGCAACCTGCTGATCGCCGGGCTCTGGCAGCAGTTCGAGGATCCGGTCCAGGGCCTCGACATGGTCGGCGACCTGCTGCGCACCCGGGGTCGCGTGCTGCCCATGAGCTCCGTGCCGCTCGAGATCGAGGCAGACGTGCTGGGCCTGGACCCGTTCGCGCCCGACGAGGTGTGCACCCTGAGCGGCCAGGCCACCGTCGCCAAGACCAGGGCGGAAGTGCAGCGCGTCAGGCTCGTGCCGGACCAGCCCCCAGCGAGACCCGAGGCGGTGGCGGCGATCATGGCGGCCGACGCCGTCGTGCTCGGCCCGGGTTCGTGGTTCACCTCAGTGCTCCCGCACCTCCTTGTGCCGGAGCTCGCCGAGGCGATCGTCACGACGAAGGCGCAGCGCATCCTCGTCCTCAACATCACCGCCGCGGCGGAGACCGACGGCTTCTCCGCCGCCCGTCACATCGAGACGCTTGCGGAGCATGCTCCGAACCTCCGCCTCGACGCGGTCATCGCCGACAGCCGCTTCACCGCGGACGACGAGCACATCGAGGGTTACGTGCAGTCGATGGGGGGACGCCTCGTCCGGGCCGACGTCGCATCCCGCGACGGCTCGTCCACCCATGACCGGCACCGCCTCGCCTCGGTGTTCAGCGAAGTGATCACCGGGTGA
- the rapZ gene encoding RNase adapter RapZ — translation MTDVAHQEFAIITGLSGAGRRTAAHAMEDLGWFTVDNLPPVMLPGLAQTLLNDGVYKVAVVADVRSREQFEQLPAALATLEAAGGRVTTVFLEADDDIIVQRQESNRRPLPLQGGDRLIEGIARERRLLADIRATADIVVDTTRLSARQLVQRVANHFGDEATDKLKIALISFGFKNGVPVDADMVFDVRFLPNPYWIPELRPKSGLSKDVAQYVLKQQAAQRFQDHMVELLATVAPGYLNEGKRQVTVAIGCTGGKHRSTSMSEELSMRLREHGFPTTVLHRDLGKE, via the coding sequence ATGACCGACGTCGCGCACCAGGAGTTCGCCATCATCACCGGCCTGTCCGGTGCGGGGCGACGCACGGCGGCGCACGCCATGGAGGACCTCGGCTGGTTCACCGTCGACAACCTGCCTCCCGTCATGTTGCCCGGGCTGGCGCAGACGCTGCTCAACGATGGCGTGTACAAGGTGGCGGTCGTGGCGGACGTGCGTAGCCGCGAACAGTTCGAGCAGTTGCCGGCCGCGTTGGCCACGCTGGAGGCCGCGGGTGGCCGGGTCACGACGGTCTTCCTCGAGGCGGACGACGACATCATCGTGCAGCGCCAGGAATCCAACCGACGCCCGCTGCCGCTCCAGGGCGGTGACCGGCTGATCGAGGGCATCGCCCGTGAGCGCCGCCTGCTCGCAGACATCCGGGCCACCGCCGACATCGTGGTCGACACGACGCGCCTCTCCGCGCGCCAACTCGTCCAGCGCGTGGCCAACCACTTCGGGGACGAGGCCACCGACAAGCTGAAGATCGCGCTGATCTCCTTCGGCTTCAAGAACGGCGTGCCGGTCGACGCCGACATGGTGTTCGACGTGCGCTTCCTGCCCAACCCGTACTGGATCCCGGAACTGAGGCCGAAATCCGGGCTCAGCAAGGACGTGGCGCAGTACGTGCTCAAGCAGCAGGCGGCACAGCGGTTCCAGGATCACATGGTGGAGCTGCTGGCCACGGTCGCGCCCGGCTACCTCAACGAGGGCAAGCGCCAGGTCACCGTCGCGATCGGCTGCACCGGCGGCAAGCACCGCTCCACCAGCATGAGCGAAGAACTCTCCATGAGGCTGCGTGAGCACGGCTTCCCGACCACGGTGCTGCACCGGGATCTGGGGAAGGAATGA
- a CDS encoding energy-coupling factor transporter transmembrane protein EcfT, whose product MNAHTSVLGIFEPGDGWLFRVRVGTKYLLLLALAVPPIFIFQWWATAAGVVLVLAALLTAGLGLRKIFGFGWYIWFFLALLAAYQLVGLRWEPAFVTPGNMLLGVLAARMLTLTTSTADLLDALTRGLGVLRYVRINPDAVALMVALMLRSIPFLAGSIEDARAAARARGKERNLALLLTPAVVNAVSYAQRTGEALHARGLPEEH is encoded by the coding sequence GTGAACGCCCACACCAGTGTGCTGGGCATCTTCGAGCCCGGCGACGGGTGGCTCTTCAGGGTGCGCGTGGGGACGAAGTACCTCCTCCTGCTGGCGTTGGCGGTGCCGCCCATCTTCATCTTCCAGTGGTGGGCCACCGCCGCCGGCGTCGTGCTGGTGCTGGCCGCCCTGCTGACGGCCGGGCTCGGGCTCCGCAAGATCTTCGGCTTCGGCTGGTACATCTGGTTCTTCCTCGCGCTGCTCGCCGCGTACCAGCTCGTGGGGTTGCGCTGGGAGCCCGCGTTCGTGACGCCGGGCAACATGCTGCTGGGCGTGCTCGCGGCGCGGATGCTCACCCTGACCACCTCGACGGCGGACCTGCTCGACGCCCTCACCCGCGGCCTCGGGGTCCTGCGGTACGTGCGGATCAACCCCGATGCAGTGGCCCTCATGGTGGCGCTGATGCTGCGCTCCATCCCGTTCCTCGCCGGGTCCATCGAGGACGCGCGCGCGGCGGCCCGCGCCCGCGGGAAGGAACGCAACCTGGCTCTGCTGCTGACCCCCGCCGTCGTTAACGCGGTCTCGTATGCGCAGCGGACAGGCGAGGCGCTCCATGCGCGGGGGCTGCCGGAAGAGCACTAG